GAATAAAAGAGACCGTTTCGTCGCCTAATGATTTTGCTGAACCATTTGCAGTATATCCCAATCCCGCTACCGATTACCTAACGGTAGAAGGGGTAGAAACTGATGCCACCATCCGTATTCTCACAGTACTGGGGCAGGAAAAGGAGATCGTAAAAAGTCAGAATCGTATCGACGTAACCAGTTTCCAACCCGGAATGTATATTCTTGATATAAACGGAAGAAAATCTAGCTTTATCAAAGAGTAGTTCTACTAAGTTACCTCCAGCTAAGAAGGGTTGCTGAACTTTACAGTAACCCTTCTTTTTTGACTGCCATTGCAGAAAACTGCATACAGTGCAGTAAAGGATTGCTTCACACTGCTTTGATATTAAAATACCGATCGGTATCTTTGTGATAAGTATTATGAGAAATCCCGAAGCTACCCGCAAATTAATTATTGATAAATCGCTGGCTCTATTTAATACCCAGGGTTATCAAACAACATCACTGTCTGATATTACCGAGGCCACTGGAATGACCAAAGGGGCAATCTATGCTAATTTTAGCAATAAAGAAGATGTAGCTTCCGCAGCGTTTGATCGCGCAGTAGAGATCGTTTTAGGTAGAGTACGAGAATGTATCCGGGAGGCACCCACCGCCCCGCTAAAGCTTAGGGCAATACTGCAATATTATGAAAAATATGTTCTGAACCCGCCAATTCCGGGTGGTTGTCCAGTGTTAAACTCAGCAGTAGAGGCTGATGACAATAATCCTTTGCTGCGTACTAAGGTCGTCCGTCTGATAACCAAGATTAAAGATTCTCTCCGGCAGATTGTACACCGAGGGATTTTAGAGAAGCAGTTGCACGAAGATTTGGATGCGGACGCCTTCATAATGCTCTACTACGGGGCTATTGAGGGGGCAATTATGGTATCAAGGGTAGAAGGCGATCGGGATTCATTTGTTGATATGAGCCGATTTTTGACCCAGCTTATTGACCAATATTCGCTATAATTATTTATTAGAAACCAATCGGTATTTATATGAAACCTGCTGTCGTGATTCAAGGTGATGGAAAGAATATTAGCCGTCCGGCATCGCATCCCCGTAAATCTAACTGGAAGCTCACCTTCTTGAAAAAGAGTTTACCGATACTCCAGCATATTGCTCCCGGTAAAGTAGCCAAAATTATTTGGCAATATTTTGTTCGTCCGGGAAAGGCACGTTTTTCTGATGCACAGTCAGCCTTGGTAGAAAAAGCTGAGGTAGCAACAATGACGTATCATGGTCATGAGATTGTTACCTACCGATGGGGTGAGTCAGGACCCAAAGTACTGCTTTGTCACGGTTGGAGATCTAAAGCCGCTGATTTCCGCCGAATGATTGAAGCGTTAGTAAAGCAGGGCTACGTGGTAGAAGGTATCGATATGAAAGCCCACGGTAATTCGGAGGGTGAAGCCACCGCGTTACCTGAGTTTATCGAGATCTTTAAAGAGCACTACGTTAAAAATGCGCCTTACCACACCGTAATTGGTTACTCTTTGGGTGGTATAACCGCAGGTATGGTAATGACGGAAATCACTCCCAATTTACACCCTGAACATCTAGTACTTATGGCATTCCCACCCTACGTTCGCTATTTTTTCCGCGATATTGTTGAACAGGCTGGGTGTAACGAACAGGTTTATGAGCGGTTTTGTGGCTTCGTGGAGAAATATTATCACCAGACAGTAGACTATTACGATTTGCGAAAGAATCTGGCTCAGGTCACGGAGAGCAATATTTACCTGATTTACGATGAGGACGACCAAACTGTGCCGATCGCTAAAGGGGAAGAGCTATGGTCAGCTGTGCCCAACGCCACTTTTGTGCGAACCCAAAAAATGGGACACTATCAGATTATTGCTAACAGAAAGGTGATTGACTACATCGTCCAAACGATCAATCAGCCGGAGAAGGTTGCGGAAAGCTAAGCGATTACCCCCAATAATGATCGAACTTCTTGAGCGATACTAGCTGGGTCATAACCACATTCGGTATGCAGTTGAATCTGTTCACCATGCTCAACAATCTGGTCAGGAATACCTAACCGTTTCACTGAGGCAGTGTAGCCATGATCGACCATAAATTCTAAAACAGCACTACCAACTCCCCCCATTAGGCAGCCATCTTCCACCGTGATTACTCGAGTGAAGCGAGAAAATACTTCGTGAAGCAGAGCTTCGTCCAATGGTTTTACAAAGCGGAGATCATAGTGGGCTGGATGTACGCCTTCTTGAGCCAAAGCTTCACAAGCTTCTACTGCATAATTTCCGACGTGCCCGATAGTTAGTATCGCTACTTCTTCACCATCCTGTACACATCGTCCGGTGCCTACCGGAATTTCTTCTATTGGAGTACGCCAATTCGGCATCACTCCCTGTCCTCGGGGGTAACGAATTGAAAAAGCTCCTTCTTTGTATTGGGTAGCCGTATACATCAGATTGCGTAACTCAGCTTCATTCATTGGGGCGGAGACCACAATGTTGGGTAGGCAACGCATATACGCCAGATCGTACGCTCCGTGGTGGGTGGGACCGTCGGCTCCGGCGATTCCAGCTCGATCGAGGCAGAAAATTACCGGAAGTTTTTGGATACAGACATCGTGCACTACTTGATCGTAGGCTCGCTGCATGAAAGTGCTATAAATATTGCAGAACGGAATCAACCCCTGTGTAGCTAGCCCAGCCGAGAAAGTAACTGCATGTTGCTCGGCGATTCCCACATCAAATGCCCGGTCGGGCATTTCTTTCATCATAATATTCATTGAGGAACCCGAAGGCATAGCCGGAGTGATACCGACAATCTTCTCATTCTCCTTGGCTAATTCTACGATAGTTTCGCCAAATACGTGCTGGTACTTAGGAGGCTGAGGAGTATCGTGTACTTTCTTACGAATCTCTCCGGTTACTTTATCAAATTTACCCGGAGCATGCCACTTGGTTTGGTCTTTCTCGGCTTGCAAGTAGCCTTTGCCTTTTACCGTGACGCAGTGCAGAATTTTTGGCCCGGGAATCTTCTTCAAGTCCTCCATCACGCTGACCAGATGGTTCACATCGTGCCCATCTACCGGACCGAAGTAGCGTAGGTTAAGCGACTCAAATAGATTACTTTGTTTCAGTAAAAATGATTTGATGCTACTTTCTACCTTAGAAGCAATTTCTTGGGGATTCGTACCAAACTTACTTACTTTACCTAGTAACCTCCACACATCATCACGAACCTTGTTGTACGTCTGAGAGGTGGTAATATCCGTCAGATAATCCTTCAGTGCCCCCACATTAGGATCAATAGACATGCAGTTATCGTTCAGAACAATCAGCAGATTGGTATCTGAAACTCCGGCGTGGTTCATTGCCTCAAAGGCCATTCCCCCGGTCATAGCTCCATCACCAATCACGGCAATATGCTGCCGCTTTTTATCTCCTTGGTACTTAGAGGCTACTGCCATGCCTAATGCGGCGGAAATGGAAGTAGACGAGTGCCCTACCCCAAAAGTATCGTACTCGCTTTCACTACGCTTCGGAAAGCCCGAAAGGCCATTATACAATCGGTTGGTATGGAAATTATCTCGCCGCCCGGTCAGAATCTTATGACCGTAAGCTTGATGTCCCACATCCCAGACGAGTTGATCGTAGGGGGTATTAAAAGCCGAATGAAGGGCTACTGTAAGCTCAATAACTCCTAAACTGGCTCCGAAGTGCCCTCCGTAAACAGATACATTATCAACAATAAACTGCCGTAGCTCGGTGGCGAGTTGCACCCGTTGTTCGGCGGTTAAATGTTTAAGATCAGTGGGGCTATTAACAGTAGATAACAATTTGCCGGGTTTAATCAGCATAGTGAGTGGTTTAATGATGTGGTAAGAAAACTACCATTCAGTTCAATTGTTTATTCGGTTGGGTTGGCTGTAACTAATTGTACGAAAATGCAAAAGAACAGTTTTTTCACCAAACGGACAGCGAATTAGCCCGATTATATTATAAATTTGTGTTGGTCAACTCATAACTGGCCAGCTTTAATTTGATTTGCCTGACCAACTAAAGTAGCTCTGTTGTGAGTTTTGAAATTAAACTACCCTTATTCGAAGGCCCTTTTGATCTACTACTGTTCTTTATTGAGCGCGATGAGCTAGATATTCATGATATTCCGATCTCTACAATTACCAACGACTTTTTGAGCTATCTGCATGAGCTAGATCAAATGAACATTGAGGTAGCCAGCGAGTTTATACTGGTAGCAGCTACGCTGATGCGGATTAAAGCTAAAGTTCTGCTCCCTCGTCCGGTGCTGAACGAGGAAGGTGAAGAAATAGATCCGCGCGATGAGCTAGTTAAACATTTGCTAGAATACAAAAAGTACAAATCAGTGGTGCAGGAGTTAGCAGCGATGGAGGAGGAGCGTATGCAGCAGTACGAGCGAGGGAATGTGATGCAGGAGTTGCGGGCATTGGCGCAGGAGCAGCAGGTAGAAACCGAACTACAGCACGTAGATTTATATAAACTACTGAAAGTTTATGAGAAGGTGTGGGTTCGATTTACCGAAGAAAAAAAGGATAACTCGCACCGTGTAGTGCAGTATCCGTACACCGTAGAAGGGCAAAAGGGATTTATCCGACAGTTGTTAAGTAAGCAGCCTCGTGATGTCTCCTTTGTAACGATTATTGAACATAACCCGAATAAAATTGCGGTAATTTTTAACTTTTTAGCCATTTTAGAACTATTACAAATCAGTGAAATAACCATTAAGATTGGCGAAGGCTACAACAATTTTTGGGTATACCGAACGGAAGATGCGGAGCAGGCATGAATATTAATTCCAAAGAAATTTTTAAAACGCTTAATCCAAATAGAATCTGGGTTCCGGTACTGATTGGAGTCGGGATTGTAGCGTATCTATTCATCAGTGATCCTGATTTTTCGGCGGATAAGCTCAGCTTAATCTTTGATGCGGAGCTGTGGCCACTGTTTCTGGCTCTCTTAGTTATTCTTATCCGGGACACCGGCTACGTGTACCGGATTAAAGTGCTAACCAATCATGATCTTACCTGGGAGAGCAGCATCTACGTAATCATTCTTTGGGAATTTGCATCAGCCGTTACTCCTTCGGTGGTTGGCGGAACCACCATTGTGGTGTTTGTGCTCATGAAGGAGGGAATTAAGTTTGGGCGAGCCTTAGCTTACGTGATGCTGACGGCCATTCTGGATAACCTGTTCTTTTTAGTAATGTCGCCCTTGGCATTGCTGTATTCCAAACAGGAGTTGTTTCCCGATTCGGAAGATATGCAAGTGCAGCTAGGCAATAGCTTGCAGGTGCTCTTTCTACTAAGCTATAGCCTTATTGCGGTGTACACATCCATTATGGCTTATGCTTTGCTAATTCGTCCGCGAGGGTTTAAGTGGTTTTTGCTTAGGATTGGAAACCTTCCGTTTATCCGGCGGTGGAAGCACCATCTTAATAATCACGGTGATGAGGTGATTTTAGCTTCAAAACAACTACGCGGTAAACGCGGACGATACTGGATTTCTGTTTTGCTCTTCACTTTCCTCATTTGGATAGCCCGCTACGCAGTGCTGAATTGTTTAGTAACTGCTTTTGCGGAAGTAAGCTGGAGCGAACATCTGCTAATCTTTTGTCGCCACCTAATGATGTGGATTGTAATGCTGGTTTCTCCCACCCCTGGCAGTAGCGGTACCGCCGAGTTTTTCTTCAATCAGTTTTTCTACGAATTTTTGGGTGATTACACCATTGTCACCAACATTTTGTGGCGAATGCTCACCTATTATCCTTATTTGTTGCTGGGAGCAATTTTCCTACCTAGGTGGATAAAAAGAGTCTTTTTTAAGAAGAAAGAGGAAGAGAAGAAAGCACCTACCGTAGAAATACTGAAGTAGGTTACGAGAGTAGGTAGGGTATCTCTTTAATAAAACAGCCGAAGTCTCTTGCTCAGTGGCAAAAGACTTCGGTTGTTTTCGTTTTCTAGTGTGCGTTTTCAATGCGTTGACTATAATCCGCCCGGTTAAAAATACACCTCGGCAAAAGTTTGTAGGTGTTAAGACCGTTCAGTCTCAGCGAAGAAAAAGCTACCTTCTTGCTGCGCCGTTTCATCGGCATCGGAGCCGTGTACCGCATTGGCTTCAATTGACTTGGCGTAGAGTTTACGGATGGTACCTTCTTCCGCATCAGCCGGGTTGGTAGCTCCAATCAACTTACGGAAATCGGCTACCGCATTATCTTTTTCCAGAATTAATGCTACAATCGGCCCCGACGACATGTAGTCGGTCAGGTCGTTGTAAAACGGACGCTCTTTATGCACTTCGTAGAATTTTCCAGCGGTTGCTTTGCTAAGCTGCGTCTTTTTCATCGCCACAATGCGAAAGCCTGCTTCCTCCATCATTTTCAGAATTGCGCCAATATTGCCTTCCGCTACCGCATCAGGTTTAATCATAGAAAAGGTTCGGTTTCCTGCCATGTTTCTTAATTTATACTAACTTACAAATTGTGAATAGTTATCAGTGATCTGTATTCTGACTATCCATTGAAATCAACTTTATCTTGGCACAAAGCTAAGAGTTTATCTGCATCTTCCCGAATTTTTCCTAAAATTGATCTATGCACCGTCGCCAGTTTTTTCGTAAGACCACCGCTGCCTCGCTAGGCAGTTTTTTAGTTTCTTCCGCTTCCACCATTGCCCCGCCAACTACTCTAAAACCCAACCGTCTGAAAGAAGGGGATACCATCGGTTTAATCACCCCCTCCCGCTACCTGACTGAGGAAAAGCTGCGCGAATCGGTAGAAAACCTAGCCAAACTCGGCTTCCGGGTGAAGTATACCGAAAATATGCTGGTGAAGAAGGGCTACTTAGGTGGCACGGATCAGCAACGAGCCGATGATATTAACCAAATGTTTGCTGACGACAGTGTAGACGGAATTATGTGTGCGGCGGGCGGTTACGGCACTACCCGCTTACTTCCCTACTTAGACTACGATATGATTCGTAACAACCCAAAAGTGCTGATCGGCTACAGTGATATTACCGGACTACTCTACGGCTTGCACAGCCAAACCGGACTGATTTGCTTTCACGGACCAATGGGTACTTCGGATTATAACGATTATACCACCCAGTACTTCCGCCAACTACTAATGGAACCCCAAAACGAACTTACCTATCAGAATCCAGAAAGTATTAGTGAGGAAGAGTTGGTACCTCTCTATCTGCAAGACGAAGAAGATACTACCATCTCTACCGCTGAGCTCATTACTCTCTCGCCCGGCGTAGCTGAGGGAACGTTGGTAGGCGGAAACCTCACGCTGGTCAGCTCTATGTGCGGTACTCCCTACGATATTGATATGCGCGATAAGATTGTGTTTCTGGAAGACGTAGGCGAAGCTCCCTATCGTATCGACCGTATGCTCACCCAACTACTACTCGACCCCAATAAACTTCCGGCAGCCAAGGGTGTAGTGCTCGGCCTTTTCACCGACTGCGAAACCGACAATGAAGACAAATCCTTCTCCCTCGCCCAAGTACTCTACGACCGACTCGCTTCTCTCGGCATTCCCGTGCTCTACGGCCTGATGTTCGGTCACATCAAACGTAACGCAACGATTCCGGTTGGTATTCAGGCAAGGCTGGATGCTGACGGGAAAAAGCTTACTTTGTTGGAGAAGGCAGTAATATAAAAACTTTTTGAAGTTCAATCTTCTTGTTGATATTACTGGCTTTGTGCTACGCCTTCTGAAGCCGTAGTTCTGTGGCTTTCTATTTTTAGAGTGAGGTCACCAAGTAATTCTTTTAATACCTGATTTGCCGTATCATTTCCAGTCACTAAGGTTCTAACTGCACTTTCGTATTTACCTGCGCTTTGGTAGCCAAGTTTTTTTGCAATCTCTGTCAATGCTTGTGTTTCACGTACTGGATAACGACATATCAATCCCTCTATATTACCATCACTAACAAAACCGTCGAATATACCATATTCTTTATCTCGTACTGACTTAATATCAACTACTACTTCATGTAGATCTTCTGATTGTACGGTAGATTGATTTGGTATACTCTCAAAATATTTAGACCTAATTACTCGCTCACAGCGACGAGCACACAAGCGTCGTTTATGAGACGAAATAGCTGTCAATGCTGCTTCAAGAGCGGTACTAACTAAGTCTTGTGGGAAATCTTCCGTAAGAACATGTGTTGCTACAATTCCAATAATATTTGGATGATAATACAGAGACTCTACAGAATAGTAAGGTATAGCAAAAATATTCTGGGATGCTAAATAAGATATATCGTCATCTGTTCTATCATCTGCGTCAATTAGCCCAAAGGCTTCTATCCATCCTACAGACTCTGTAAATTGAATCGCCTGAACTTTATTCTTTACCTCAGCGCAACTACCACAAGGAATAATAGAAACGGTTGGGAATAATAATTGATATAGCTGCTTATCTAAGCTCTTTTTATCATCGCCCTCTACAAACAATAGCTTTCTTTTTCCTCCTAAAATCTGATGTTTTACATCCGAAGGAATATTATCATTAGCACTGATAAAATCTGTGTCCCAACTGTCAATAACCTTGTTTTCTCTTCCTCTTGAATCATCGGACCACTGACAATCTCGTATTAAAAGTACATTTGCTTCAGGATTATCTTGGGGCAGGCTTATATCATGAGTGGAAATCACAAAGGCACAATCTTTCCGCCTTTGAAATAATGAAGATAGAAGGGGCGAAATTATAGAGCGATGAAGATGTCTCTCGGGTTCATCAACTAATAATAAACTGCCAGGTTTAGCTGTTAAAACAGCACTAGCAATCAATAAAGTATTTCTTTCTCCATCTGACATCTCAGCAATACTATATTCATCACTCCCATTTTTATTAGCAAACAATTGATTGTCATTGCTAATAGATATCTCAATAGGAAGGCTTGCCATCTTCATTAATTCGTTGATTGTTGCTAAGGGTGACTTTGTATTGCTTTTGTTCTCTGCTTCCTCTAAATTACCTCCGTCTACCAGTTTAGCTATTTCTCTAGCTCTGACATTTTCTGCTTCAATAAGTTCGTAAATAGCTATATTAGAGCGTTGCTCTGCATAATGGTCACTCCATCGGGCAACACTTTCTTTATCACTGTAAGACATCTGCTTTTCTATGTCTATTTTATCTCTAGCTGTAAGTGATAGTGCGTTTGAAGCAAGCCAAGTTCTGCGGTGGGCAGATATACGTTTAGAATGATCTTGATTAATCTCAACTAATCTTTGCATTAAACTAGATTTTCCAACGCCATTAGCCCCAACAACGAAGATAACTTCGCCAGCCTTGAGAGTATGCTCTTTTAGGGAACCATCAGTGTCGTTATAATTAAACTGTAACATTCCTGAAATTTTCAAATTAGATTCTCTATATCCTGCCGTCCGTGAAAAACTCGCACGATTTGAATATCATCACCTGCTTTCTGGTAGAAAATCATGAAATCGTTTTTTGGAAAAGCCAGTACTCCAGGTGGGGTATAATCGCGAGGGGTTCCTATATTGGGTGAGTCAGCTAGCGTTTGACAGGTAGATTAGATCGTGTCTAGCAGGGCATCCGCCCTGTTCGATCCTCCGTGCTGGGCACGATAAAGCCAGACATCGTATAAATCTTCCTCGGCTTGATTGCTGAAATAATAGGATGTCATTAGCTAGTCCGTTGTTCGGCTTCCCACTTGGCTCTAGCTTTACGTTTGATTTTATCAAAATCTACTTTTTTAAATGAGCCTTTCATACCCTTTTCTATCTCAACTTTCAACTCAGCACATTTACGCTGATAGTCAGCTTCAGCTTCCTGTAACAAGCGTAAGCCAGCTCGAATAGCCTCACTAGCGTTATTGTATCGACCGGTGGCCACGCATTCTTGCACAAAACTTTCCAGCTCAGGAGTAATAGAAACGTTCATAGTATTATAGTATTATCATCGTATCAATGTACAGATATATTGCTTCAATAACGAAGATTGTTATTCTTCGTTGTACACATTCTAATCAGAGAATGCAAATTCCATCAATTACTATCTACTTCCATCCATTTTTCGTAATTTTCAAGATTAATCTCTCGTAACAGATGAATATTTCACTACACCCTTTCACTTTAAAACTCAAAGATCCATTCCGTATCTCCTACGAATCGCGGGATGAGCAGGAAGCTTTAGTTATTCAGCTTTCGGATACCGATAAGCAGGGTAAACCGATAGTTGGCTTAGGCGAAAGTACTGCCAATAATTACTACCAAGTTTTCGTTGAGCAAATGCAGGACGAAGTGGAATCGGTACGAGAAATTATCGAGAAATATTCTTTATCCGCTGAGCCTTTAGAAGCAGGCAAGATGGGTACCCCCGAATATTTCTGGCAACAACTTGCCCCTCACTTACAACAAAGCCCTTTTACGCTCTGTGCTCTCGATATCGCCGCTCATGATTTGTACGGAAAAAAAATCGGTCAGCCACTCTACCAACTTTGGGGATTAAATCCAGCGAACGCTCCTACCACCAACTACACTATTGGCATTGACAGTATTGAAGTGATGGTACGGAAAATGAGAGCTAAGCCTTGGCCAATCTATAAAATCAAACTGGGTACATCCGAAGACTTGGCGATTGTACAAGAACTACGCAAGCATACCGACGCGGTATTTCGGGTAGATGCCAATTGCGCCTGGGGAGTACGTGAAGCCATTGAAAACTCTCGGGAGCTAAAAAAGCTGGGAGTAGAATTTATTGAGCAACCGCTCAAAGCCAACAATTGGGATGGAATGAAGGAGGTCTACCAACACTCGGCTTTGCCACTGATGGCCGACGAAAGCTGTATCGTCGAGAGCGATGTAGCAAAATGTGAAGGCTATTTCCACGGAATTAATATTAAACTGACCAAGTGCGGAGGAATCACTCCGGCTCGTCGCATGATCCAGGAAGCTCGTCAGCGAAATATGAAATTAATGGTGGGTTGTATGACCGAATCTACCGTTGGTATTTCAGCCATCGCCCATTTATCGCCGCTGCTGGATTACGTAGATATGGACGGGGCTATGCTACTGGCCGAAGACATTGCTACTGGGATTATCATCACCCCTGACGGGGTACAATTTCCCGATGAAAATGGTACAGGAGTTCAACTATCAGCCCTCAGTAATTTATCATCGATTTGAATTTATGATAGAAACACAGGCATTGCCAGGACGAACGATTGTCACCGAGGGAAAAGAGCGATTGTACTTTAGCGGCACATCGTATTTAGGCATTCATAAAAATGTTATTTTTCAGGAACTGCTTCGCGATGGTTTTAGCCAGTACGGCACCGGGTACTCCAGCTCGCGCTCGTCTAATGTGCAATTGTCAATTTATGAAGAATCGGAAAGCTGGTTGGCTAGTTTTGTAGGTGCGCCCTCGGTGCTTACCTTCTCTTCCGGCTATCTAACTGGGCAAGCCCTGGTTCGCACCCTAGATCAAGGGCAGCGGTTCGTTTACGCTCCGCAGGCGCACCCGGCTCTGTGGCGTAATGAAAAAGACAATGTACCGGGACAGTACAGTGAATGGGTATCGCACCTAGAAGCGAAAGTAGGCTACGGAGACGAAGAAGTAGTGATCGTAACCAATTCGGTAGACCCGCTGTACGCTCAACCCCATTCCTTCGCTTGGGTAGCGCATTTACCCGAGTATCTCAAAGTCACATTAATTATTGATGATTCTCATGGGCTGGGAGTACTGGGCGAACGAGGCGAAGGAATATACGCTACCGTGAAGCAGCTAACTCCTCCTAATGTCTCACTAGTAGTGGTTAGCTCATTAGGAAAAGCACTAGGTGTGCCAGGCGGAGTGGTGTTGGGAGATAACTCAACCGTTCAGCAATTGAAGAGGAGCACCTACTTTGTGGCCGCATCTCCGGCAATTCCGGCCTATTTACACGCCATGCTTCGGGCTGAGAAGCTATACGCGCTTTTACTTACTCAGCTTCGGGAAAATGTACAACACTTCCAGTCACTCATTCAAAATACGGATGTATTTCAGTACTTCGGAAACTATCCGGTCTTTTATAGCTCGGATCAAAGTCTCTGTGAAGCACTAAGTGATCAGTGTGTACTGTCCAACTTTCCGTATCCTAATCCTGACAGCGATTGCATCACTCGAGTAGTAATTAGTGCGCTGCATACTCGGTCTGATTTCGATACGCTGGCTCAGTTAGTACGAGAGTATACTACTACAGCATCGGAACGATAACCGATTCGGACTTTTTTCGTATATTGTAATGAATTATTATTCATATGAAGCGATCTAAAGAAGATATTCGTACAAAGTCAGTGCTGGTTTCTAAAGAAGGAAATTTTAGCCGTTCTTCTTCTTCTCTGCTTAAAAGCAAAAGAGTACGCCAGCAAATTGCTGATTTTGCCAAAGTTCAGGTGAGTGAACTCCCTTCAGTTAGTAAGCAGGCTGGTTAATCCCTATGGCTTTTCTTTTACTTCTTCTCAATCAAGTCCCGTACTTTCACAAGAATAATGCTGCCTATCGGGCAGCTCGTAAGAGAAACGATTCGTTAGAACTCTTGCTCATTAATGCTATCTTCGATGATATTCCGGTGACACTATCACTAAAATCCGGAAAGGTATACATTGGTTACGTTACTGCCGAAGGCGATACCAATACCAGCGAAAGAAAGCAAGTTCGGATTTTACCCGTTCTGAGCGGCTACCGTAAAACTGATACCAAAGAATTAATCATTACAACTAATTACGCCGCTACTATTCAAAAATTACAGTTTAAACCACCCGTTCCGTACGATGTTGTTATTCCCATAGCTGAAATTGAAACCGCCAGATTTCATGATGAGCATCTTTTTCAGAAGTTTCAGCGAGAAGTAGAATAGTGAGACTAAAGATTCAACCAATACGTAAGCTTCACTACTAGCCCTCGGTTTTTCTTCTCATAAGTATCGGGGAAAAAGCGGCTCTCGCCGTAGGCGGTATAGTTATCGGTGTACACAATAAACAAGTCAGAAACGGGTTTGAAGCGCCACTGGAAGCGGGTATTAATGTTCACATTATCAAACTGGCTATTATACTGCACAAAGGTGGTGAGGAATATGCTGCGGGTGAAGGTTAAATCGAGGCGAGGACCAATTAGTACAAATTGGGCGTCGGAGTAGGGTTCGGCCAGATTAATATCGCTGTAGTTGAAATCCAGCGAGAATAGACCGTAGGGTTGAAAGCGGTAGTTAAGCGTACCGGAAAACGAATTCAGCATACCGCCGTAGTACTGCCCATTAATCGT
This region of Tunicatimonas pelagia genomic DNA includes:
- a CDS encoding AAA family ATPase codes for the protein MKISGMLQFNYNDTDGSLKEHTLKAGEVIFVVGANGVGKSSLMQRLVEINQDHSKRISAHRRTWLASNALSLTARDKIDIEKQMSYSDKESVARWSDHYAEQRSNIAIYELIEAENVRAREIAKLVDGGNLEEAENKSNTKSPLATINELMKMASLPIEISISNDNQLFANKNGSDEYSIAEMSDGERNTLLIASAVLTAKPGSLLLVDEPERHLHRSIISPLLSSLFQRRKDCAFVISTHDISLPQDNPEANVLLIRDCQWSDDSRGRENKVIDSWDTDFISANDNIPSDVKHQILGGKRKLLFVEGDDKKSLDKQLYQLLFPTVSIIPCGSCAEVKNKVQAIQFTESVGWIEAFGLIDADDRTDDDISYLASQNIFAIPYYSVESLYYHPNIIGIVATHVLTEDFPQDLVSTALEAALTAISSHKRRLCARRCERVIRSKYFESIPNQSTVQSEDLHEVVVDIKSVRDKEYGIFDGFVSDGNIEGLICRYPVRETQALTEIAKKLGYQSAGKYESAVRTLVTGNDTANQVLKELLGDLTLKIESHRTTASEGVAQSQ
- a CDS encoding aminotransferase class I/II-fold pyridoxal phosphate-dependent enzyme — its product is MIETQALPGRTIVTEGKERLYFSGTSYLGIHKNVIFQELLRDGFSQYGTGYSSSRSSNVQLSIYEESESWLASFVGAPSVLTFSSGYLTGQALVRTLDQGQRFVYAPQAHPALWRNEKDNVPGQYSEWVSHLEAKVGYGDEEVVIVTNSVDPLYAQPHSFAWVAHLPEYLKVTLIIDDSHGLGVLGERGEGIYATVKQLTPPNVSLVVVSSLGKALGVPGGVVLGDNSTVQQLKRSTYFVAASPAIPAYLHAMLRAEKLYALLLTQLRENVQHFQSLIQNTDVFQYFGNYPVFYSSDQSLCEALSDQCVLSNFPYPNPDSDCITRVVISALHTRSDFDTLAQLVREYTTTASER
- a CDS encoding dipeptide epimerase — translated: MNISLHPFTLKLKDPFRISYESRDEQEALVIQLSDTDKQGKPIVGLGESTANNYYQVFVEQMQDEVESVREIIEKYSLSAEPLEAGKMGTPEYFWQQLAPHLQQSPFTLCALDIAAHDLYGKKIGQPLYQLWGLNPANAPTTNYTIGIDSIEVMVRKMRAKPWPIYKIKLGTSEDLAIVQELRKHTDAVFRVDANCAWGVREAIENSRELKKLGVEFIEQPLKANNWDGMKEVYQHSALPLMADESCIVESDVAKCEGYFHGINIKLTKCGGITPARRMIQEARQRNMKLMVGCMTESTVGISAIAHLSPLLDYVDMDGAMLLAEDIATGIIITPDGVQFPDENGTGVQLSALSNLSSI
- a CDS encoding type II toxin-antitoxin system ParD family antitoxin, with product MNVSITPELESFVQECVATGRYNNASEAIRAGLRLLQEAEADYQRKCAELKVEIEKGMKGSFKKVDFDKIKRKARAKWEAEQRTS